One Candidatus Eisenbacteria bacterium genomic region harbors:
- a CDS encoding site-specific DNA-methyltransferase, with protein MEHDVTGTIHLADNLDVLRSLPAGSVDLIYIDPPFNTGKVQTRKQLKTVRSAEGDRTGFQGRRYQSVVMGTIRFSDLFDDYLAFLEPRLAEAHRVLAAHGSLYLHLDYREVHYCKVLLDAIFGRECFLNEIIWAYDYGGRPRHRWPPKHDNILLYARNPSQHVFNAEEIERIPYMAPGLVGPEKAARGKLPTDTWWHTIVPTNGPEKTGYPTQKPLGILRRVVQASSRPGGLVLDCFAGSGTTGAAALELGRRFLLVDNNPEALAVMARRFRGVPDIEWVGYDPGPTPDPKSPLPPQPVSP; from the coding sequence ATGGAGCACGATGTGACCGGCACGATTCACCTCGCGGACAACCTCGACGTCCTGCGCAGCCTTCCCGCGGGCTCCGTGGACCTGATCTACATTGACCCGCCGTTCAATACCGGGAAGGTGCAGACCCGCAAGCAACTGAAGACCGTGCGCTCCGCGGAGGGCGACCGCACGGGATTCCAGGGCCGCCGCTACCAGAGTGTCGTCATGGGCACGATACGGTTCAGCGACCTGTTCGACGACTACCTGGCCTTCCTGGAGCCGCGCCTGGCGGAGGCGCACCGGGTCCTCGCGGCCCACGGATCCCTGTACCTGCACTTGGACTACCGCGAGGTGCACTACTGCAAGGTGCTCCTCGACGCCATCTTTGGGCGCGAGTGTTTTCTCAACGAGATCATCTGGGCGTACGACTACGGCGGCCGGCCCAGGCACCGGTGGCCGCCGAAGCACGACAACATCCTGCTGTATGCCCGGAACCCTTCGCAGCACGTCTTCAACGCGGAGGAGATCGAGCGCATCCCGTACATGGCACCCGGCCTGGTGGGCCCGGAGAAGGCCGCTCGCGGCAAGCTCCCGACGGACACCTGGTGGCACACCATCGTGCCCACCAACGGCCCGGAGAAGACCGGCTATCCGACGCAGAAGCCGCTGGGGATCCTGCGGCGCGTGGTCCAGGCCTCCTCCCGCCCGGGAGGGCTGGTGCTGGACTGCTTCGCCGGGAGCGGGACCACCGGCGCGGCCGCGCTGGAGCTCGGCCGCCGCTTCCTGCTCGTGGACAACAACCCCGAGGCCCTGGCGGTGATGGCCCGGCGCTTTCGGGGCGTGCCGGACATCGAGTGGGTGGGCTATGACCCCGGTCCGACCCCGGATCCGAAGAGCCCGCTGCCGCCCCAGCCCGTCTCCCCATGA
- a CDS encoding MFS transporter, which translates to MKPGPRLPRTVVGLGLVSLFTDLSSEAIFPLLPAFLVSLGSSSAFIGLVEGAAELVSNTLKFVMGRVTDRRARLKPLVLLGYGVSTVVRPMVAFAAAPWHVLLVRVGDRVGKGVRTTPRDALIASVVDPSIRARAYGFHRAMDHAGAVAGTLFAAGLLWLLGASAGVGPENAARMRTVFLWAAVPGFAAMLALALTPEPAARAMAGTGGRPIAAPAKADADAAHSGAGSASASAAGGPGALPPALKRALVALTIFAIANATDAFLIVKAAKLGASPALAPMLWLTLHLVKAATATQGGRLADRYGKRNALVLGWCVYGVLWGAIGFVQSLPLLFVLTAVYGISHGLVEGAERGLIADLAAGHGRGAAFGAYNMLIGLAALLASTAFGAVWDRWGSVAAFVGSASFALVAAGVLFALVPGAPGSTRGGGTEGSS; encoded by the coding sequence ATGAAGCCGGGCCCCAGGCTCCCCCGCACCGTCGTCGGCCTGGGCCTGGTGAGCCTGTTCACCGATCTCTCCAGCGAGGCCATCTTCCCGCTGTTGCCCGCGTTCCTGGTGTCCCTGGGCTCCTCCAGCGCGTTCATCGGGCTGGTGGAGGGCGCGGCCGAGCTGGTATCCAACACGCTCAAGTTTGTCATGGGTCGCGTCACCGACCGGCGCGCGCGCCTCAAGCCGCTGGTGTTGCTCGGCTACGGAGTTTCCACCGTCGTGCGGCCCATGGTGGCGTTCGCGGCCGCACCATGGCACGTGCTGCTGGTGCGGGTGGGGGACCGGGTGGGCAAGGGGGTGCGCACCACGCCGCGCGACGCGCTCATCGCGTCCGTGGTGGACCCTTCGATCCGCGCGCGGGCCTACGGATTCCACCGGGCGATGGACCACGCCGGGGCCGTGGCCGGCACCCTGTTCGCCGCGGGACTGCTGTGGCTGCTGGGCGCCAGCGCGGGAGTGGGTCCGGAGAACGCCGCCAGGATGCGCACGGTGTTCCTGTGGGCGGCCGTGCCGGGCTTCGCCGCCATGCTGGCGCTGGCGCTGACGCCGGAGCCCGCCGCGCGCGCGATGGCCGGCACGGGAGGGCGTCCAATTGCCGCGCCCGCAAAGGCGGATGCCGACGCCGCGCACTCCGGCGCCGGGTCCGCGAGCGCGTCCGCCGCCGGCGGGCCCGGCGCGCTCCCACCGGCGCTGAAGCGCGCGCTGGTGGCCCTGACCATATTCGCGATCGCCAACGCCACCGACGCATTCCTGATCGTGAAAGCCGCGAAACTCGGCGCCTCACCGGCGCTCGCGCCCATGCTGTGGCTTACGCTGCACCTGGTGAAGGCCGCCACGGCCACCCAAGGAGGCCGGCTGGCCGACCGGTACGGCAAGCGCAACGCGCTGGTCCTGGGCTGGTGCGTCTACGGTGTGCTGTGGGGTGCGATCGGGTTCGTCCAGTCCCTGCCGCTGCTGTTCGTGCTGACCGCGGTCTACGGGATCTCGCACGGCCTGGTGGAGGGCGCGGAGCGCGGCCTCATCGCCGACCTGGCCGCCGGGCACGGCCGGGGCGCGGCATTCGGCGCATACAACATGCTCATCGGCCTGGCAGCTCTGCTGGCGAGCACCGCGTTCGGGGCGGTGTGGGACCGCTGGGGGAGTGTCGCGGCGTTCGTCGGCTCGGCGTCGTTCGCGCTGGTCGCCGCGGGGGTGCTGTTCGCGCTGGTGCCGGGGGCGCCCGGGTCAACGCGTGGTGGAGGGACTGAAGGAAGCAGTTGA
- a CDS encoding DUF3788 family protein: MALSVFDDKSRQPGPADLDRALGRSAPLWHGLVAHTRGAYEPVLEVWNLASPKFGWSLRLKRKDRVILYLTPQEGRFLVGLVLGEKAAKAAKDAGLPAAVLALLDAAPRYAEGRGIRIQVGTRKDVLAVQQLAAMKMAER; this comes from the coding sequence TTGGCCCTCAGCGTCTTTGACGACAAGTCCCGGCAGCCGGGCCCCGCGGACCTGGATCGCGCGCTCGGCAGGTCGGCCCCACTCTGGCACGGGCTCGTCGCGCACACGCGCGGCGCGTACGAGCCGGTGCTCGAAGTCTGGAACCTCGCCTCCCCCAAGTTCGGCTGGTCGCTGCGGCTGAAGCGCAAGGACCGCGTGATCCTGTATCTCACGCCGCAGGAAGGTCGCTTTCTGGTCGGACTCGTGCTCGGGGAGAAGGCGGCGAAGGCCGCGAAGGACGCCGGCCTGCCCGCGGCGGTCCTCGCGCTGCTGGACGCGGCGCCGCGCTACGCCGAGGGTCGCGGCATCCGGATCCAGGTCGGGACGCGCAAGGACGTGCTCGCGGTTCAACAGCTGGCGGCGATGAAGATGGCGGAGCGATGA
- a CDS encoding PEGA domain-containing protein, producing MSPTRKFPRGTAAAHSVPAERPYAPAARAAFAALPLAAALLSGCVEEATGPPGIGTLNLVSVPSGAAVTMDDSPVQWATPHLFDSLRVGPHRVTLSLPGYADTSITFTIARYDIRSLTVALPFDYRRPTSPAIATRNIAALFMRRNPELYPQLLAPGFKFRFQDSDKVPGQSDSLDYDDEVQFGWNLLLRGKPANGLPQAVRVTAELDVHREESDPRPGHAGWVRCATHTYLSISFRDSSRVEALTAAWLTYMPDWTGTWKLAEWSEFPDANSPGVRRATWAVTGGMASRWARAAGFGPQPASPPSWGRLRRLYR from the coding sequence ATGAGCCCGACCCGGAAGTTCCCGCGCGGCACGGCCGCTGCGCACTCCGTTCCCGCGGAACGGCCTTACGCACCCGCCGCTCGCGCCGCGTTCGCGGCGCTCCCCCTCGCCGCGGCGCTGCTTTCAGGCTGCGTCGAGGAAGCCACCGGCCCGCCGGGCATCGGCACGCTGAATCTCGTGTCGGTGCCATCCGGTGCAGCGGTCACGATGGACGACAGCCCCGTCCAATGGGCCACGCCCCATCTCTTCGATTCGCTCCGGGTGGGACCGCACCGCGTCACCCTGTCCCTTCCGGGCTACGCCGACACTTCCATCACCTTCACGATCGCCCGCTACGACATCCGGAGCCTCACGGTGGCGCTGCCGTTCGACTACCGCCGGCCCACCTCGCCCGCCATCGCGACCCGCAACATCGCCGCGCTGTTCATGCGCCGCAACCCGGAGCTCTACCCGCAGCTGCTGGCCCCGGGGTTCAAGTTCCGCTTCCAGGACAGCGACAAGGTGCCCGGCCAGTCCGATTCCCTGGACTACGACGACGAGGTGCAATTCGGCTGGAACCTGCTGCTCCGCGGCAAGCCTGCAAACGGGCTTCCCCAGGCCGTCCGCGTGACGGCCGAGCTCGATGTGCACCGCGAGGAGTCCGATCCGCGGCCGGGTCACGCAGGCTGGGTCCGCTGCGCCACGCACACCTATCTCTCCATTTCGTTCCGGGACAGCAGCCGGGTCGAGGCGCTCACGGCCGCGTGGCTCACGTACATGCCGGACTGGACGGGGACGTGGAAGCTGGCGGAGTGGAGCGAGTTCCCGGACGCGAACAGCCCCGGTGTCCGCCGCGCCACCTGGGCGGTCACAGGCGGGATGGCGTCCCGCTGGGCCCGCGCCGCGGGATTCGGCCCGCAGCCCGCTTCGCCGCCGAGCTGGGGCAGGCTGCGGAGGCTGTACCGGTGA
- a CDS encoding PEGA domain-containing protein: protein MSCGRVFLPFRSPAGPATAGGLLSAALFLGALVGGCGDPIVEPLTEHGMLSITSVPTHAEIYIDGRDMGVRTPYEFGSFAVGTHTVRCAILTPVDLESVERVTVFVDSLTRHAAELVPAAQVIQPTTPEYAIAKIQKAWGQMNAEQYRQYLSPQFVFRFQEADVIGGSPDSMVLGQELTFASNLFEMGVPGKGLPRASRIGLAFMTLDSGPDPRPRHESWRMYRMSSELSVTFGDGSQMGVRSPVVLYFKPRGDGTWVLAEWVDQPAGAAERIPLEAASSQVLRPLPAARTTWGHLRILYR from the coding sequence ATGTCGTGCGGCCGCGTCTTCCTGCCCTTCCGCAGTCCCGCAGGTCCTGCGACAGCCGGTGGGCTTCTTTCCGCCGCGCTGTTTCTCGGCGCGCTCGTCGGCGGCTGCGGCGACCCGATCGTTGAGCCTCTCACAGAGCATGGCATGCTGAGCATCACTTCCGTTCCCACGCATGCCGAGATCTACATTGATGGCCGGGACATGGGGGTGCGGACACCGTACGAGTTCGGTTCCTTCGCGGTGGGAACGCACACGGTGCGGTGCGCGATCCTGACTCCCGTCGACCTGGAATCGGTGGAGCGCGTCACGGTGTTCGTGGACAGCCTGACCCGGCACGCCGCCGAGCTGGTCCCGGCCGCGCAGGTCATCCAGCCCACGACACCGGAATACGCGATCGCCAAGATCCAGAAGGCGTGGGGGCAGATGAATGCAGAACAATACCGGCAGTACCTGTCCCCCCAGTTCGTGTTCCGGTTCCAGGAAGCCGATGTCATCGGCGGGTCACCGGACTCGATGGTCCTGGGCCAGGAACTCACGTTCGCGAGCAACCTCTTCGAGATGGGAGTTCCGGGGAAGGGACTCCCCCGTGCAAGCCGGATCGGCCTGGCGTTCATGACCCTCGATTCCGGTCCGGACCCGCGCCCGCGACATGAGAGCTGGAGAATGTACCGGATGTCGTCCGAGCTGTCGGTGACCTTCGGCGACGGAAGCCAGATGGGCGTCCGTTCCCCGGTCGTGCTCTACTTCAAGCCCCGGGGTGACGGTACCTGGGTGCTCGCGGAGTGGGTGGATCAGCCGGCCGGTGCCGCGGAGCGAATTCCGCTGGAGGCGGCGTCATCCCAAGTCCTGCGGCCGCTGCCTGCTGCAAGGACCACGTGGGGTCACCTACGCATTCTCTACCGGTAG
- the ybgF gene encoding tol-pal system protein YbgF — MRTVELRATRGHGAARRVIALLPVALALPLLAGCYGGKTFQAVQRLELRAAALDSLQRIQLAETAKLRKEVSSQNDFLRSTKADSDVRIAEMARRLDTVIGKLEDSNQRFAEVLQKIDASRAPAFQDTSSADSSARPELRDPKPLYDAAYADYTNGKYDLARAGFQQYVTGFASTELAGNAQFWIGETFYQQGRFTEAAPAYQAVLEKYPHNIKCPAAMLKLGLSQAALGQRAEARATLRRLGQEYPGTEEARLAAQRLKKL, encoded by the coding sequence ATGCGCACCGTTGAACTGAGGGCGACGCGCGGACACGGGGCCGCGCGTCGCGTCATCGCGTTGCTGCCGGTCGCGCTGGCCCTGCCGCTGCTGGCGGGCTGCTACGGTGGCAAGACCTTCCAGGCGGTGCAGCGCCTCGAGCTGCGCGCGGCGGCGCTGGACTCGCTCCAGCGCATCCAGCTCGCCGAGACCGCCAAGCTGCGCAAGGAGGTCTCGTCCCAGAACGACTTCCTGCGTTCCACCAAGGCCGACAGCGACGTGCGCATCGCCGAGATGGCGCGCCGGCTGGACACCGTGATCGGCAAGCTGGAGGACAGCAACCAGCGCTTCGCGGAGGTGCTGCAGAAGATTGACGCCTCCCGCGCGCCGGCCTTCCAGGACACTTCGTCCGCCGACTCCTCCGCGCGGCCCGAGCTGCGCGACCCCAAGCCGCTCTACGACGCCGCCTATGCGGACTACACCAACGGCAAGTACGACCTGGCCCGCGCCGGGTTCCAGCAGTACGTGACCGGTTTTGCCTCCACCGAACTGGCCGGCAATGCGCAGTTCTGGATCGGGGAGACGTTCTACCAGCAGGGTCGCTTCACCGAAGCAGCCCCGGCCTACCAGGCGGTGCTGGAGAAGTATCCGCACAACATCAAGTGCCCCGCCGCGATGCTCAAGCTGGGCCTGAGCCAGGCCGCGCTGGGCCAGCGGGCGGAGGCGCGCGCCACGCTGCGCCGGCTGGGCCAGGAGTATCCCGGCACCGAGGAGGCGCGGCTGGCCGCGCAGAGGCTTAAGAAACTGTAG
- the pal gene encoding peptidoglycan-associated lipoprotein Pal, with translation MRRPVWMLIVAAALVLSQLAVTGCSRKSVESEGPTTDVVKPPATDTNPPETTKPTDGPESSQDETGFTYKDVYFAYDDATLSEEARGVLSRTGAHMSKNDVRVEVQGNCDERGSVEYNLALGERRANSVKEYLVSYGVGGNRLTTVSFGKEKPVDQGHDESAWAKNRRAHFVVR, from the coding sequence ATGAGACGCCCCGTGTGGATGTTGATCGTGGCAGCGGCGCTCGTCCTCAGCCAGCTGGCCGTGACCGGATGTTCGCGGAAATCCGTGGAGTCCGAGGGCCCGACGACCGACGTCGTGAAGCCGCCCGCCACCGATACGAACCCGCCCGAGACCACCAAGCCGACCGACGGCCCCGAGTCGTCGCAGGACGAGACGGGTTTCACCTACAAGGACGTGTACTTCGCCTACGACGACGCCACCCTCTCCGAAGAGGCGCGCGGCGTGCTCTCGCGCACCGGGGCGCACATGTCCAAGAACGACGTGCGCGTGGAAGTGCAGGGCAACTGTGACGAGCGCGGCTCGGTGGAGTACAACCTGGCGCTGGGCGAGCGGCGCGCGAACAGCGTGAAGGAGTACCTGGTCAGCTACGGCGTCGGCGGCAACCGCCTGACCACCGTGAGCTTCGGCAAGGAAAAGCCCGTGGACCAGGGCCACGACGAGTCCGCGTGGGCGAAGAACCGCCGCGCGCACTTCGTGGTCCGGTGA
- a CDS encoding PD40 domain-containing protein, giving the protein MKSRAERTLAAAALLLAVVVAQDTPAPASAQTPDVRIRIKRGSITRLALRLDEWVPSGDLASSQTAAQQARAVVKNDLTISGLFTLTEGPAVTDSAALSGLSEQAELAVEIRAHGSDFEVQARLYGLPGRSLISEKSYRASDVQLRRAAHQLSDDVVFQLSGEKGIAQSQLAWAQKVGGAKEIFVADYDGYGARQVTRDRNLDFSPAFSPDGRTLAFTSLRGRTFAIVLLELGTMREKVLASYSGSALSPSFSPDGEEVAFATSRDGNHEIYAIRRDGTGLRRLTHSPGIDVQPSYSPNGRQVAFCSDRAGSAQVYVMESDGSNPRRVTRDQARNEAPSWSPKGTLLAFMARQGNGYDVCMADASGGQVYNLTQGKGSSESPHWAGNGRHLVFVSNRDGRPRLHILNTDSGETFALPPAEGVQTPAWSR; this is encoded by the coding sequence TTGAAGTCACGCGCTGAGCGGACGCTGGCCGCGGCCGCGCTGCTGCTGGCCGTGGTGGTCGCGCAGGACACGCCCGCGCCGGCCTCGGCGCAGACCCCCGACGTGCGCATCCGCATCAAGCGCGGGTCCATCACTCGGCTGGCGCTGCGGCTGGACGAGTGGGTGCCTTCGGGCGACCTGGCCTCCTCGCAGACCGCGGCGCAGCAGGCGCGCGCGGTGGTGAAGAACGACCTCACCATCAGCGGCCTGTTCACGCTCACCGAGGGCCCCGCGGTGACCGACAGCGCCGCCCTCTCGGGGCTCTCCGAGCAGGCCGAGCTGGCGGTGGAGATCCGCGCGCACGGCAGCGATTTCGAGGTCCAGGCGCGCCTCTACGGGCTGCCGGGCCGGAGCCTGATCTCGGAGAAGAGCTACCGGGCCAGCGACGTGCAGTTGCGCCGCGCCGCGCACCAGCTCTCCGACGACGTGGTGTTCCAGCTCTCGGGGGAGAAGGGGATCGCGCAGAGCCAGCTGGCGTGGGCGCAGAAAGTGGGCGGCGCCAAGGAGATCTTCGTGGCCGACTACGACGGCTACGGCGCCCGCCAGGTGACCCGCGACCGCAACCTCGATTTCTCGCCCGCGTTCTCGCCCGACGGGCGCACGCTGGCGTTCACCTCCCTGCGCGGGCGCACCTTCGCCATCGTGCTGCTGGAGCTGGGCACCATGCGCGAGAAGGTGCTGGCCTCGTATTCGGGCAGCGCCCTGTCGCCCTCGTTCTCGCCGGACGGGGAGGAGGTGGCATTCGCCACCAGCCGCGACGGCAACCACGAGATCTACGCCATACGCCGCGACGGCACCGGCCTGCGCCGCCTCACCCACAGCCCGGGCATCGACGTGCAGCCTTCGTACTCACCCAACGGTCGCCAGGTCGCCTTCTGCTCCGACCGGGCGGGCTCGGCGCAGGTGTACGTCATGGAATCCGACGGGTCCAACCCGCGGCGCGTCACCCGAGACCAGGCGCGCAACGAGGCGCCCAGCTGGTCGCCCAAGGGCACGCTGCTGGCGTTCATGGCCCGGCAGGGCAACGGCTACGACGTGTGCATGGCGGACGCGTCCGGCGGGCAGGTGTACAACCTCACCCAGGGCAAGGGCAGCAGCGAGAGCCCCCACTGGGCGGGCAACGGCCGGCACCTGGTGTTCGTGTCCAACCGGGACGGGCGGCCGCGGCTCCACATCCTGAACACCGACAGCGGGGAGACGTTCGCGCTGCCGCCCGCGGAGGGCGTGCAGACCCCCGCCTGGTCGCGATAG
- a CDS encoding TonB C-terminal domain-containing protein has product MTRTRPAWDFRASLILSAVLHVTVLAWLWLHQPQVIEVSLPGSYTVDLVGGATEPVAPAPVTGPPIPVPRDEVVASPKKVRPVARPAPAPPAQTQRPPVPNAPPGPATPATPEARIGLSGAPGVASDFPFSYYLVSVRNVIGRNWLEPGVSRRTRTTIAFRIRRDGTVEDARVETPSGVPLFDQAALRAVLASSPLPRLPADFKSDQLGVHFDFEVTR; this is encoded by the coding sequence ATGACCCGCACGCGTCCCGCGTGGGATTTCCGCGCCAGCCTGATCCTCTCCGCCGTGCTGCATGTCACGGTGCTGGCGTGGCTGTGGCTGCACCAGCCGCAGGTGATCGAGGTGAGCCTGCCGGGGAGCTACACGGTGGACCTCGTGGGCGGCGCCACCGAACCGGTCGCGCCCGCCCCGGTGACGGGACCGCCGATCCCGGTGCCGCGCGACGAGGTGGTGGCCTCGCCGAAGAAGGTCCGGCCGGTGGCCCGGCCGGCCCCCGCGCCCCCGGCGCAGACCCAGCGCCCGCCGGTGCCCAACGCCCCGCCGGGGCCGGCCACGCCGGCCACGCCGGAGGCGCGCATCGGGCTCTCGGGGGCGCCCGGTGTGGCTTCCGACTTCCCCTTCAGTTACTATCTGGTTTCGGTGCGCAACGTGATCGGGCGGAACTGGCTCGAGCCCGGGGTGTCGCGGCGCACCCGCACCACCATCGCATTCCGCATCCGTCGCGACGGCACGGTGGAGGACGCGCGCGTGGAGACCCCCTCCGGCGTGCCCCTCTTCGACCAGGCCGCGCTGCGCGCGGTGCTGGCGTCGTCCCCCCTTCCGCGGCTGCCGGCGGATTTCAAGTCCGACCAACTGGGAGTCCATTTTGACTTTGAAGTCACGCGCTGA
- a CDS encoding DMT family transporter codes for MGNLVAYALCALIWSSTWLFIKVGLESVTPITSLAVRFLLAAPVLWIMARRGGEPSPRGAREFATLAFQGFGMCALPYFLVYWGEAKLPSGLTAVLFAVHVVTVPVLAHFLLTHEKFRLGQVAGILLGFAGVVIVCFSRLHGAADWAGAAAVLVAAVTQAYMAVFSRKRLEKKPPLTMLAWANLFGGLMLVPFALLLEPHPIRRMDPMGLVAILYLSWFGTVIAFALVFRLFHNWGATRTSTISLITPPLALLWGWIFLHEQLGLSFLIGGALVSVGVWQANREAHSASSSMPAASRSPSNSSE; via the coding sequence ATGGGGAATCTCGTCGCCTACGCGCTGTGCGCGCTCATCTGGAGCTCCACGTGGCTGTTCATCAAGGTGGGGCTGGAGAGCGTGACCCCAATCACCTCGCTCGCCGTCCGGTTCCTGCTGGCCGCCCCGGTGCTGTGGATCATGGCCCGCCGTGGGGGCGAGCCCTCGCCCCGCGGCGCCCGCGAATTCGCCACGCTGGCCTTCCAGGGCTTCGGCATGTGCGCCCTGCCCTACTTCCTGGTGTACTGGGGCGAGGCGAAGCTGCCCAGCGGCCTCACCGCGGTGCTGTTCGCGGTGCACGTGGTGACCGTGCCGGTGCTCGCGCACTTCCTGCTGACGCACGAGAAGTTTCGCCTCGGGCAGGTGGCGGGCATCCTGCTGGGGTTCGCGGGGGTGGTGATCGTGTGCTTCTCGAGGCTGCACGGCGCGGCGGACTGGGCGGGCGCCGCGGCGGTGCTGGTCGCGGCGGTGACGCAGGCCTACATGGCGGTGTTCTCGCGCAAGCGGCTGGAGAAGAAACCGCCGCTCACCATGCTGGCGTGGGCCAACCTGTTCGGCGGGCTGATGCTGGTGCCCTTCGCGCTGCTGCTGGAGCCCCACCCCATCCGCCGCATGGACCCCATGGGCCTGGTGGCGATCCTGTACCTTTCGTGGTTCGGAACGGTGATCGCCTTTGCGCTGGTGTTCCGGCTGTTCCACAACTGGGGCGCCACGCGCACGTCCACCATCTCGCTGATCACGCCACCACTGGCGCTGCTGTGGGGCTGGATATTCCTGCACGAACAGCTCGGGCTGAGCTTCCTGATCGGCGGCGCGCTGGTCTCGGTCGGCGTGTGGCAGGCCAACCGCGAGGCTCACTCCGCCAGCAGCTCGATGCCCGCCGCTTCCAGGTCGCCCTCGAACTCCAGCGAGTAG